Proteins from a genomic interval of Xiphophorus maculatus strain JP 163 A chromosome 7, X_maculatus-5.0-male, whole genome shotgun sequence:
- the LOC102236810 gene encoding heat shock 70 kDa protein 12A-like — translation MGDSFVIALDFGTAYSGYAFNITTSEQESDPRLKSWGKDHGLDTPKTSTCILFDQNEEFVKFGYEAKTTYIKMRGEEAKKHYFFEGFKMALYGKDLNKNLKIKAANNKEMTALKVFSESLRFLKDDALKTINSKAPGQNFIASDFTWVLTVPAIWDESAKQFMREAATQAEIVTEGTEDKLMIALEPEAALVWCKTLLSDGFITQNHNSVSLDQTPGAQTIIVDCGGGTIDITVHKILKRGALKELHRASGNNLGGKTVDRKFKEFLREIFTDGVWDEYEETYPSEVQRMIFDFSRLKQVDEDIEIPCPYNLGKLARKKKAIEKFFESVQGASWNNGVIKISREKLRSFYDESLQGMTKSLKEILEKDLKIDFILLVGGFAESKILQKHINEEFEAEYKILCPVRPQEAILRGAVEFGRNPKIVTFRRSRFTYGVAVLKKFDESEHKQEKKLIADGKEWCKDIFKILLEVGQDVAWDETREHFLNAADPKQTQMSVRLFRTEKKNPEYVDDSGVEEIGSFVVKLFDSKTNQERKVKIELNFGSAIRATGTDLNTGKKSTLKFEFKNV, via the exons ATGGGTGACTCCTTTGTTATAGCCTTAGACTTTGGTACTGCTTACAGTGGATATGCCTTCAATATCACAACCAGCGAGCAAGAAAGTGATCCCAGATTAAAGAGTTGGGGAAAAGACCACGGACTGGACACCCCAAAGACTTCAACCTGCATCCTGTTTGATCAAAATGAAGAATTTGTGAAGTTTGGATATGAAGCCAAAACCACATATATCAAAATGAGAGGAGAAGAAGCaaagaaacattatttcttTGAAGGATTCAAGATGGCTCTCTATGGCAAA GATCTTAACAAGAACCTTAAGATTAAAGCAGCAAATAATAAGGAAATGACGGCTCTGAAGGTTTTCTCTGAGTCCCTGAGATTCCTGAAGGATGACGCACTGAAAACAATCAACTCCAAGGCACCAGGACAGAATTTCATTGCCTCTGACTTCACCTGGGTTCTGACGGTTCCTGCCATCTGGGATGAGTCAGCAAAACAGTTCATGAGAGAAGCTGCAACTCAG GCAGAAATTGTAACTGAAGGAACTGAAGACAAACTGATGATTGCACTGGAACCAGAAGCTGCTTTAGTCTGGTGTAAGACGCTTCTATCAGATGGTTTCATCACACAGAACCACAATAGTGTCTCACTGGATCAGACTCCAGGAGCTCAGACTATTATTGTTGATTGTGGAG GAGGAACTATTGACATCACTGTTCACAAAATCCTGAAAAGAGGAGCCTTAAAGGAGCTGCACAGAGCCTCTGGGAATAACCTGGGAGGAAAAACTGTGGACAGAAAGTTCAAAGAGTTTCTGAGAGAGATATTCACTGATGGAGTCTGGGATGAATATGAAGAAACTTATCCCAGTGAAGTTCAGAGAATGATATTTGATTTTAGTCGTCTCAAACAGGTTGATGAGGATATTGAGATCCCATGTCCATATAATCTGGGGAAACTGGCCCGGAAAAAGAAAGCCATAGAAAAGTTCTTTGAGTCAGTACAAGGAGCTTCCTGGAATAACGGAGTCATCAAAATCTCCAGAGAGAAACTGAGATCTTTCTATGATGAGAGTCTTCAGGGCATGACCAAGAGTCTCaaagaaatattagaaaaagaTCTCAAAATTGACTTCATTCTCTTAGTGGGGGGGTTCGCAGAAAGTAAAATACTACAGAAGCACATTAATGAAGAGTTTGAAGCAGAATATAAAATCCTGTGTCCTGTTAGACCTCAGGAAGCGATCCTTAGAGGAGCTGTAGAGTTTGGAAGAAACCCAAAGATAGTGACATTTCGGAGAAGTCGCTTTACTTATGGGGTGGCCGTGTTAAAAAAGTTTGATGAGTCTGAACATAAACAAGAGAAGAAACTCATAGCTGATGGAAAAGAGTGGTgtaaggacatttttaaaatactgctggAAGTAGGTCAAGATGTAGCCTGGGATGAAACCAGAGAGCATTTCCTTAATGCAGCAGATCCAAAACAGACACAGATGAGTGTTAGATTGTTCaggactgaaaaaaaaaatccagaatatGTAGATGATAGTGGGGTGGAAGAAATAGGTTCATTTGTAGTTAAACTATTTGATTCTAAAACAAATCAAGAACGTAAAGTGAAAATAGAACTAAATTTTGGCTCAGCGATTAGAGCAACAGGGACTGACTTGAATACTGGAAAGAAAAGCACACTTAAATTTGAGTTCAAGaatgtctga